The following proteins come from a genomic window of Pyxidicoccus sp. MSG2:
- a CDS encoding spinster family MFS transporter yields MTASSATASPAVPTAPAANAGFALFILTLINLVNYLDRYIVAVALPDIQKEFGINDTQSGLLGTMFMVVFMLASPLGGYLGDRYPRKLLVAGGVLLWSLATGASGLATSFITLLVARSVIGIGEAGYGAVAPSIISDLYPRDMRTRILAFFYTAIPVGVAAGYGLGGWLTERYSWHVAFYVGGVPGLVLGLMAFFMPEPQRGAMDGPDAQTKMPFLVGLKGLGKNPAFWAVTAGYTLMTFSIGGLGFWMPTYLVRERGMAQGDTGTTFGAITLVAGLVGTLVGGWLGDKLDRKREGGGLWMSGVGLLLAAPAMYLATNIQSTVLTFAVIGVAQFLIFLNSGPINAAIVNCVPPAFRAFAMGLNVLFIHMLGDAISPTLIGSIADAYSLHTAIELNALPVLLGGLALLVGAKMFREAVPRVR; encoded by the coding sequence ATGACCGCCTCTTCCGCCACGGCCTCGCCGGCGGTGCCCACCGCGCCCGCGGCGAACGCCGGCTTCGCGCTGTTCATCCTCACGCTCATCAACCTGGTCAACTACCTCGACCGGTACATCGTCGCGGTGGCGCTGCCGGACATCCAGAAGGAGTTCGGCATCAACGACACGCAGTCCGGCCTGCTGGGCACCATGTTCATGGTGGTGTTCATGCTGGCCTCGCCGCTGGGCGGCTACCTGGGGGACCGGTACCCCCGGAAGCTGCTGGTGGCGGGCGGCGTGCTGCTGTGGAGCCTGGCCACCGGGGCCAGCGGCCTGGCCACGTCGTTCATCACGCTGCTGGTGGCGCGCTCGGTGATTGGCATTGGCGAGGCGGGCTATGGCGCGGTGGCGCCGAGCATCATCTCGGACCTGTACCCGCGTGACATGCGCACGCGCATCCTCGCGTTCTTCTACACGGCGATTCCGGTGGGCGTGGCGGCGGGGTACGGGCTGGGCGGGTGGCTGACGGAGCGCTACTCGTGGCACGTGGCCTTCTACGTGGGCGGCGTGCCGGGGCTGGTGCTGGGGCTGATGGCCTTCTTCATGCCCGAGCCCCAGCGCGGCGCCATGGACGGGCCGGACGCGCAGACGAAGATGCCCTTCCTCGTCGGACTGAAGGGGCTGGGGAAGAACCCGGCGTTCTGGGCGGTGACGGCGGGCTACACGCTGATGACGTTCTCCATCGGCGGGCTGGGCTTCTGGATGCCCACGTACCTGGTGCGCGAGCGGGGCATGGCCCAGGGCGACACGGGCACCACCTTCGGCGCGATTACACTCGTGGCGGGACTGGTGGGGACGCTGGTGGGCGGGTGGCTGGGCGACAAGCTGGACCGCAAGCGAGAGGGCGGCGGGCTGTGGATGTCAGGCGTGGGGCTGCTCCTGGCGGCGCCGGCCATGTACCTGGCCACGAACATCCAGAGCACCGTCTTGACGTTCGCGGTGATTGGCGTGGCGCAGTTCCTCATCTTCCTCAACAGCGGTCCCATCAACGCGGCCATCGTCAACTGTGTGCCGCCCGCGTTCCGCGCCTTCGCCATGGGGCTGAACGTGCTCTTCATCCACATGCTGGGCGACGCGATTTCCCCGACGCTCATCGGAAGCATCGCGGACGCGTACAGCCTGCACACCGCCATCGAGCTCAATGCCCTGCCCGTGCTGCTGGGCGGCCTGGCCCTGCTGGTGGGTGCGAAGATGTTCCGCGAGGCCGTGCCGCGCGTGCGGTGA